A window of the Phaseolus vulgaris cultivar G19833 chromosome 5, P. vulgaris v2.0, whole genome shotgun sequence genome harbors these coding sequences:
- the LOC137834117 gene encoding uncharacterized protein, translating to MRSTRQGPVAPNGGESLTLQQVMETMQALQEEVVASRANQERIQADLAASRATNEEMRHSNEELRRDLQNHAGEREKEDQEPVMPPREFSMSFSQEIMDVLIRATLVGPKVTFTGTEDSEAHLTAFYTQMMLVGGSDAVRCKLFMSTLVGTAMDWFISLPDGHVTLFPQLTKLFEAQYIANQAPPSISYDLFDIRQYQGETLKEFLHLFRAQVVRLNLKDERMMVHAFRKGIVSGPFSESLIPNHPKTFTEIRRRAVAHNATKEEVNEKHTCVVPTRPRVSGRPQPLRVHEAAIEKKTPVKQQPYQPRKPQTRGRERENVPPRHDFVVELKDLIAIPNVAERLKVPPKTNKRLGPNKNAWCEFHQAFSHLIRNWLALGHQLDELVKNGFLGDYLQEKQEPRT from the coding sequence ATGAGAAGTACGAGGCAGGGACCTGTTGCACCAAACGGAGGCGAAAGCCTCACCCTACAACAGGTTATGGAAACGATGCAGGCCCTTCAAGAAGAAGTGGTTGCGTCAAGAGCAAATCAAGAACGCATTCAGGCTGATCTGGCTGCGTCACGGGCAACGAACGAAGAAATGCGCCATTCGAATGAGGAACTACGCAGGGATCTGCAAAATCACGCAGGTGAGCGTGAGAAGGAAGATCAAGAACCTGTGATGCCGCCCAGAGAGTTTTCGATGTCATTCTCGCAAGAGATCATGGATGTCTTGATACGAGCCACACTTGTAGGGCCCAAGGTGACCTTCACTGGTACAGAGGATTCGGAGGCCCATCTCACGGCTTTctatacgcagatgatgctggttgggGGCTCCGATGCGGTGAGAtgcaagttgttcatgagcaccttgGTGGGAACAgcgatggactggttcatcagcctccctgatggccaTGTGACGTTGTTCCCACAGCTTACAAAGTTGTTCGAGGCACAATACATCGCGAATCAGGCGCCCCCGTCTATCTCTTATGATCTCTTTGACATAAGACAATATCAGGGAGAGACTTTGAAGGAATTCCTCCACCTCTTTAGAGCACAGGTAGTGAGGTTGAACCTCAAAGACGAAAGGATGATGGTGCACGCGTTCAGGAAGGGCATTGTGTCAGGACCCTTCAGCGAATCACTTATCCCAAACCACCCTAAGACCTTCAccgagataaggcgtcgcgcgGTGGCTCATAATGCGACGAAGGAGGAAGTTAACGAGAAGCACACGTGTGTCGTTCCCACGCGCCCACGTGTGTCAGGTCGCCCTCAACCcctaagggtgcatgaggcagcGATAGAGAAGAAGACCCCCGTGAAACAACAACCCTATCAACCTAGGAAGCCTCAAACAAGGGGACGCGAGAGGGAGAATGTGCCACCAAGGCACGACTTCGTGGTAGAATTAAAGGACCTCATCGCTATCCCAAACGTAGCGGAAAGGCTGAAGGTACCTCCCAAGACCAACAAGAGGctcgggcccaacaagaacgcctggtgtgagttccaccaagcattCAGCCACCTCATACGCAACTGGTTGGCACTGGGACACCAACTAGATGAGTTGGTGAAGAACGGTTTCCTAGGCGATTACTTGCAAGAAAAGCAGGAACCGAGGACGTGA